A single region of the Drosophila takahashii strain IR98-3 E-12201 chromosome 2R, DtakHiC1v2, whole genome shotgun sequence genome encodes:
- the LOC108060112 gene encoding uncharacterized protein — protein MQGSVLLLLTFAVLLCAAVALPTSLSKSEEDLLEQMLAESVESGELQDLDESTGNHIVKRSAKDSSSSEEDKNGAKGKLKDKANSSASSSSEEKTTTGNAVHEGETTTENSARRRREIATNDEKDQGNQKTSEESPLDAQAEKELDEEMARAEAEILKIVDGKDNTSIEDYAQGCEVMEVSSKEANEATYAE, from the coding sequence ATGCAGGGAtcagtgttgctgctgcttacCTTCGCCGTTCTGCTCTGCGCCGCAGTGGCTCTGCCCACAAGTCTGTCCAAATCCGAGGAGGATTTGCTGGAACAGATGCTGGCGGAAAGCGTGGAGAGCGGCGAACTGCAGGACCTGGACGAAAGCACCGGCAATCACATCGTCAAGCGATCTGCCAAGGATTCCAGCTCCTCCGAGGAGGATAAGAATGGGGCCAAGGGAAAGCTAAAGGACAAGGCAAACAGCTCAGCGAGTTCCTCATCCGAGGAGAAGACAACAACGGGAAATGCTGTCCATGAGGGAGAAACTACAACCGAGAACTCCGCTCGGAGACGCCGGGAAATTGCAACAAATGACGAAAAGGATCAAGGAAATCAAAAAACCAGCGAGGAGTCGCCATTGGATGCCCAGGCCGAGAAGGAGCTGGACGAGGAAATGGCACGGGCTGAAGCGGAGATTCTTAAGATCGTAGACGGAAAGGATAATACTAGCATCGAGGACTACGCCCAGGGATGTGAAGTCATGGAGGTTAGCTCCAAAGAGGCCAACGAGGCCACCTACGCAGAATAA
- the LOC108060113 gene encoding uncharacterized protein: protein MLRSVLLLLIAALVLSAAIAVPTSRLETEELEADEHSQLLSNEDLGSSNEKSAHMTAAKVGSSSSEEFKDSADAEDDVTENIDSSVESSSGEEQKPENAAEVDGSGAIAVRRRRSDERYRNLNLLATICPQADTSSLEEGSSLDQRIEIKDMYAICASLPKTG, encoded by the coding sequence ATGCTCCGATCTGTACTACTGCTCTTAATTGCAGCCCTTGTGCTGAGTGCGGCAATTGCTGTGCCCACAAGTCGGCTGGAAACGGAGGAGTTGGAAGCCGATGAGCACTCGCAACTGCTCTCCAACGAGGATCTGGGGAGCAGCAATGAAAAAAGTGCTCACATGACAGCTGCCAAAGTCGGTAGCAGTTCTTCGGAGGAGTTTAAGGACAGTGCCGATGCCGAGGACGATGTTACAGAAAATATTGACAGCTCCGTTGAATCTTCTTCAGGGGAGGAGCAGAAACCTGAGAATGCAGCCGAGGTAGATGGATCTGGGGCCATCGCTGTCAGAAGGCGTAGATCAGATGAAAGGTATAGGAACCTTAACCTACTTGCCACCATTTGTCCACAGGCTGATACAAGCAGTTTGGAAGAGGGCAGTAGCTTAGATCAAcgtattgaaattaaagataTGTATGCGATTTGTGCATCCTTACCAAAGACCGGCTGA
- the LOC108060066 gene encoding cilia- and flagella-associated protein 184 codes for MPQDPESTKEVVQVAEAPKETTDQLEVNNAPESTVVPEEIPKLEEEIQPIAGEPVVQEESYQTALLEATEEAPETEITEHLSNESFGLDVEPTEPTDDLSPEEKKKKLKKERRERLKDLASNRFTLLEVHEPTVSFTAFSPEEIVDKGEEEEEKQEVLVNFDEPFDDELESESIQPSDDSEEDIFTKFRARKMVDLFPVYGFSNEADNRSIFDKDPKYDDSDDAMSMAAISMASVRTLKPADPDSVQLKTNFLRDFDVPSLSDISEEHELTDRLSGAKSTISVYRDQGHFVDPAASPSSSSSSVSESLGDLDNEQQDDGVAPDSQDDSSVMSDIPEFAELPDTAAPTQKSVTMDEFNALTKVGFVELEDKEDSSVAYARALNRVVHDLLRDLIEEAAYRSDYQNEESVLRAKFDKSKLLVELQRVIHTYMIEKYTNDMMSNRLVEYYKRNRNTRVFVVLTADNEKRYQARYFHALSLLDSLKERLDVAKHKHAVQMNRVMLDLHSAQSVASITEERLEHLFHKYLVRSDSDYLRRIVDRELRLMSAKRNEISDSRLFLITRKHTLAHIMDKIKELDTLSETVNVRDYISAQNEVLALQKKIEERNFDLKRLRTQFLMDVHLTRHNREKALALGEKFEVRKTLLKNAIDKQRVLRKRLYDVKLERTKMRQQSRELTFQGGILAMPSLMYDYDKTMERLKEKQESVAKLRETMKALQRRVDLVEGRSL; via the exons ATGCCTCAAGACCCCGAGTCCACGAAGGAAGTCGTGCAAGTAGCCGAGGCCCCAAAGGAAACAACAGACCAGTTGGAAGTTAACAATGCTCCAGAGTCAACGGTTGTACCCGAAGAGATCCCAAAGTTGGAGGAGGAAATCCAACCAATAGCCGGGGAACCCGTTGTACAGGAGGAGTCTTATCAAACTGCCTTACTGGAGGCGACGGAGGAGGCCCCAGAGACAGAAATCACCGAACACCTATCCAACGAATCTTTTGGCCTGGACGTGGAGCCAACGGAGCCCACCGATGATCTTTCGCCAGaagagaaaaagaagaaactcAAAAAGGAGCGTAGGGAGCGTTTGAAGGACTTGGCCAGTAATCGTTTTACGCTTTTGGAAGTCCATGAGCCCACAGTTAGTTTCACAGCGTTTTCCCCCGAAGAGATTGTCGATAAAGgggaggaagaggaggagaaGCAGGAGGTCCTGGTGAACTTCGATGAACCCTTCGACGATGAACTGGAATCGGAGTCAATCCAGCCAAGTGATGACTCAGAAGAAGACATATTCACGAAATTCCGAGCCCGCAAAATGGTGGACCTCTTTCCCGTGTATGGCTTCTCAAATGAAGCCGATAATAGAAGTATTTTCGACAAGGATCCCAAGTATGACGATTCGGATGATGCAATGAGTATGGCGGCCATTAGCATGGCATCGGTAAGAACGCTGAAGCCGGCAGATCCCGATTCCGTCCAGTTGAAGACCAACTTTCTGAGGGATTTCGATGTGCCCAGTCTGTCGGACATATCGGAGGAGCACGAACTGACCGACCGCCTATCGGGGGCCAAGTCCACGATTAGCGTCTACCGGGATCAGGGCCACTTCGTGGATCCTGCGGCGAGTCCGAGCTCCAGTTCCAGCTCGGTATCCGAATCGCTTGGGGACTTGGACAACGAGCAGCAGGATGATGGCGTGGCGCCTGACAGTCAGGACGACTCCTCCGTTATGTCCGACATACCCGAATTCGCGGAACTTCCAGACACCGCTGCTCCCACGCAAAAGTCCGTTACCATGGACGAATTTAACGCCCTAACAAAGGTGGGTTTCGTAGAGCTCGAGGATAAAGAGGATTCATCCGTAGCGTATGCCCGTGCGCTTAATAGGGTGGTTCACGACTTACTTCGCGATCTCATCGAGGAGGCTGCCTACAGGTCGGACTATCAAAACGAGGAGAGCGTGCTTCGGGCGAAATTCGACAAGTCAAAGCTCTTAGTCGAGCTGCAAAGAGTCATCCATACTTATATGATCGAGAAGTACACCAATGATATGATGTCCAACCGGCTGGTCGAATATTACAAACGCAATCGCAACACTCGAGTGTTTGTCGTCCTTACGGCGGATAATGAAAAACGATACCAGGCCCGGTACTTTCACGCACTGTCGCTGCTCGACAGTCTGAAGGAACGGTTGGATGTGGCCAAGCACAAGCACGCCGTCCAGATGAACAGGGTGATGCTGGATCTGCACTCCGCCCAGAGCGTCGCCTCGATCACGGAGGAGCGACTGGAGCACCTGTTCCACAAGTACCTGGTTCGATCGGATTCCGATTATCTGCGACGCATTGTCGATCGCGAACTCAGGCTTATGTCCGCCAAACGGAACGAGATTAGTGACAGCAGACTCTTCCTGATTACCAGGAAACACACCTTGGCTCACATAATGGAT AAAATCAAAGAACTGGACACATTAAGTGAAACCGTGAACGTCAGAGACTATATATCCGCGCAAAATGAAGTGTTGGCTTTGCAGAAGAAAATTGAAG AACGCAATTTTGACCTAAAGAGGTTGCGAACGCAATTCCTCATGGACGTTCATCTCACCCGACACAATCGGGAGAAGGCCCTGGCACTGGGGGAAAAGTTTGAGGTGCGGAAGACCTTGTTGAAGAATGCCATCGACAAGCAGCGCGTCCTGCGTAAACGACTCTACGACGTGAAACTAGAGCGCACCAAGATGCGCCAGCAGTCCAGGGAGCTGACCTTCCAGGGCGGCATCCTGGCGATGCCTTCGCTGATGTACGACTATGACAAAACCATGGAGCGACTAAAGGAGAAGCAGGAGTCTGTGGCCAAGCTTAGGGAGACCATGAAGGCACTTCAACGTCGCGTCGATTTAGTGGAAGGAAGAAGTCTTTAG
- the LOC138912641 gene encoding uncharacterized protein yields the protein MQGSVLLLLTFAVLLCAAVALPTSLSKSEEDLLEQMLAESVESGELQDLDESTGNHIVKRSAKDSSSSEEDKNGAKGKLKDKANSSASSSSEEKTTTGNAVHEGETTTENSARRRREIATNDEKDQGNQKTSEESPLDVQRVPRLLVGFPPPTLGSLRVQPLTLEHC from the coding sequence ATGCAGGGAtcagtgttgctgctgcttacCTTCGCCGTTCTGCTCTGCGCCGCAGTGGCTCTGCCCACAAGTCTGTCCAAATCCGAGGAGGATTTGCTGGAACAGATGCTGGCGGAAAGCGTGGAGAGCGGCGAACTGCAGGACCTGGACGAAAGCACCGGCAATCACATCGTCAAGCGATCTGCCAAGGATTCCAGCTCCTCCGAGGAGGATAAGAATGGGGCCAAGGGAAAGCTAAAGGACAAGGCAAACAGCTCAGCGAGTTCCTCATCCGAGGAGAAGACAACAACGGGAAATGCTGTCCATGAGGGAGAAACTACAACCGAGAACTCCGCTCGGAGACGCCGGGAAATTGCAACAAATGACGAAAAGGATCAAGGAAATCAAAAAACCAGCGAGGAGTCGCCATTGGATGTACAACGGGTTCCCCGGCTATTGGTTGGATTTCCTCCTCCAACTTTGGGATCTCTTCGGGTACAACCGTTGACTCTGGAGCATTGTTAA